The sequence AACGAGATGGGCTTGAGGCAGTGGCGCTCGATGAACGTGAGCGCTTCACCGGCGAGCGGCGCCCGCGACTCCACGGGCGCCCACGAGCTGGAGCGGGCCACCTCCGCGAGCACCAGCGAGAACAGGCTGCGCGTCACCTGTTCCCCCATCGCACGGTGGGGCGCGCGCGTCTCCGTGTGCAGCTCCGACAGCAGGCGCAGCAGGTGCTCCTGGCGCCCGGAGGGAATCGGCACGACGGCGGACGCGCCCTGGCGCACGCGTTCGAAGGGCTCCAGCAGCGGCGCCACCTCCGTCTGCGTGAAGGCGGACGGATGGAACCCGAGCCCCCACACCTCCGCCCCGTCAGCCGACACCGTTCGGTGCCGCTCCCCAGCGGGGATGAGCATGACGTCGCCCGCGGACACCGTCAGCCGGGTGCGCTGGTCGATGACCGCCCGCCCGCCCGTGTAGAGGGCCAGCACGGCCTGGGGATGCGAGGCGGCGTGATGAGAGGGGGCCTGCTGGGCATGGCCACAGGCGACGACCAGGGTGCTCGACGGCCGCTCCCACACGTGGACCGCCTGGGAATGCACGACAGCCATGGGCGCCTCCGCTTCCTTCCCTGGCGAGCAGTGAACCTGCTCGCCCAACCGGATGGGGCTCGGATGCATTCCGGGCCCGGGCGTTTCAGCCCGCCTGCGTGCGGGGCGTGGCCTCCCGGAACAGCTTCGCGCCCACGAGGAGCGCCAGGCCGCCCAGCAGCACCGGCACCGCGTTGATGGCGATGGCGGTGTGGAGGCTGGCCATGTCGGCGATCTGCCCGATGAGCGTGGGGGAGATGGCGTCGCCCAGCATGTGGATGCACAGCACGTTGAGGCCCATGGCGAAGGCGCGGAACGCGGGCGGCACGCAGTTGACGATGGCCGCGTTGATGGGGCCGCTGTTGAGGAAGATGAGGAACTGCGCCACGCCAATGGCCGCGAACGTCAGCGTCGTGTCCTGGATGTTCACCGCCAGGTACATGCACGGCGCCGCCAGCAGCAGGCCCACGCCGGACAGCCACAGTCCGCCGCCCGCGCGCTTGCGGTCCATCTTGTCGCCCAGCCAGCCGCCGGCCACGGTGCCGGTGAGGCCCGCCACCGCCGTGATGGCGCCGAACACCAGGCCCACGCGGCCCGGGTGCTCCAGCCACAGGTGCCGCTCGCGCACCAGGTACGTGGGCATCCAGAACGCCAGGCCGCCAATGGAGAACGTCATCAGCGTGTAGCCCGCCGTCGTGGCCCAGAAGGCCATGTTGCGGCCCAGCCCCTTCAAGCCCTCCATGAACGGCAGCTTCACCGCCGCGTCCGGCCCGTCCATGGCGCCGCGCTGCGGCTCCGGCATGAAGAAGGCCATGGTGCCCAGCAAGAGCCCCGGCACGCCGCCCGCGAAGAACGCCGCGTGCCACGAATACGTCTGCGTCAGCCAGCCGCCCAGGCCGTAGCCCATGGCGGAGCCCACCGGGATGGCGATGTAGAAGTACGACAGCATCCGCGTGCGCTGCTCGCGCGGGTACAGGTCGGAGATGATGGACGGCGCCACCGCGCCATAGCCCGCCTCGCCAATGCCAATCACCGCGCGCGCCAGCAGCAGCGCCGTGAAGCTGGACGCAAGGCCGCTGGCCCCCGTGGCCAGGCTCCAGAGGATGACGCCGCCCGCCACCAGCAGCCGGCGGGGGATGCGGTCCCCCAAAAAGCCGCCCAGGGGCGACGCCAGCATGAACACGATGATGAAGACGGTGCCCAGCAGTCCGGACTGCGCGTCGTTGATGCCGAAGTCCTTCTGAATCTCCGGCAGCGCGACGGCGATGATGTACCGGTCAAGGTAGTTGACCAGGTTGATCAGCGTGAGGATGAACAGCGCGTAGCCCGCGCGCACGGACTGCGTGGCACGCGCGCTGGACGGAGCGACGGGGGTGGAGGCGTTCATGAGCGAGAAGAGCCGGAGCCGGAGGCCGAGCCGAAGCGGTGTGCCAGGAGGCCCCAGCGCAGGCCGCGGTCGCTCACGCGGACCGCATCCAGGCGCAGCGCCTTCACCGCTTCCCGCAGGATGAGGGCGCCCGCGGGGATGACGTCCGCGCGCTTGGGCTGGAGGCCGGGCAGCGCCCGCCGCGCGTCCAGGGGCAGGGCGCACAGCCGGTCCGTGAGCGCGTCCAGCTCGCCCCGGGACAGCGTGCCGCCATGGACCGCTTCCGCGTCGTAGGTGGCCATCTGGTGCTGCACGGCGTACAGCGTCGTCACCGTGCCGGCTACGCCCACCAGCATCGCGCCCGGAGGCGGCGGGGGCAGGGCGGAGAAGGTGTCGCGCAGGTGCGCCTCGATGGCGCCGCGCTCGTCGGGGGACAGCGGGTCGGTGCGCACGTAGCGCTCCGTGAGCCGCACGGCGCCCACGTCGAAGCTGTGGCGGAAGGCCACCGTGCCGGCGTCGCTGCCGTAGATGAACTCCGTGGACCCGCCGCCAATGTCCACCACGAGCAGCGGGCCCGCGGCCTCGCTCCCGAAGTCCTGGGCCACGGCGGCGAAGGACAGCTGCGCCTCCATCTCCCCGGGGATGATCTCCACCGTCACGCCCGCGCGGTCCTTCGCGGCGGCGATGAAGTCCGCGCCGTTCTTCGCGTCGCGCGCGGCGCTGGTGGCGGACACGGCGATGGCTTCCGCGCCCAGCTCGCGGGCCTCGTTGGCGAAGGCCACCAGCACGGACAGCGTGGCCTCCATGCCGTCGGAGGAGAGGACGCGGCTGGTGTCCACGCCCCGGCCCAGGCGGGTGATTTCGGCGCGCTCCACCACGGCCTCGAAGCGCCCGTCCGGCTGGCGGTCCGCGACGAGCAGCAGCACGGAGTTGGTCCCGATGTCGATGGAGGCGTAGCGCGGCATGCCGCGCACACTACTCAACGCAGCAGCGCTTCCAAAGCGCGCTCCAGGGACTCGTAGTCCGCCGGGGTGTTGTAGAGCTGCGCGGACAGCCGCAGGTGCCGGCGGGGCGCCCGGGGCCAGGCCGTGACGGGGATCTCGATGCGGTGCTCCTCGAACAGGCGCACATGGAGGGGATCCACGTAGAGCGGCGGCTCGGGACGCTCCGGGAAGCCGTCCGGCAGGGCCACGCACGCCATGCTGCCCACCATGGATTCCGGGCACAGCGGCTCCGTGTTGCCCAGCTTCGCGTTCAGCCGCTGGCGGGCGGCCAGGGCCTTTGCCCGGTTGGACGCCATCACCTCCGGCCACCCGCCCGGCACGAGCCCGCCCATGAAGCGGATCACCGTGGGGATGCACAGGAAGGGCGTGGGGTCGACGGTGCCCACCCAGTCGAACTCCAGCCGGAAGCGCGAGCGGTCCGTGCGCGGCGAGTTGTGCCCGTGGCTCACCACCATGGGCTTGAAGCCCCGCTGCAGGTCGCGGCGCACGTACAGGAACGCGGCCCCCTTGGGCGCGCACAGCCACTTGTGGCAGTTGCCGGTGTAGTACGCGACGCCCAGCTCCTGGAGCGCCAGCGGCACCATGCCGGGCCCGTGCGCGCCGTCCACCAGCGTCTCCACGCCCCGCTCGCGCAATCGGCGCACCAGCTCCGCCACCGGCAGGATCAGCGCCGTCTGGCTGGTGATGTGGTCGATGAGGACCAGCCGCGTGCGCGGCGTCACCTGCGCCATCACCGCGTCCACCACCGACTCAGGCGACGTGACGGGCCAGGGCAGCTTCGCCACCACCACCTTCACGCCCTGCTCGGCGGCGGCCACGTCCAGCGCGTTCCTGGACGCGTTGTATTCGTTGTCGGTGACGAGCAGCTCGTCGCCCGGCTGGAAGCGCAGGTTGCGCAGCACGGTGTTCACGCCCGTGGTGGCGTTGGGCACGAACGCCAGGTCCTCCGCGTCCACGCCCACGAAGGCCGCGAGCGCGGCGCGCGCCTCGTTCAGCAGCGGCTCCAGCTCCCGGGCGAGGAATCGCACGGGCTCCGACTCCAGCCGCGCCCGCAGCTCCGCCTGGTGCTGGAGCACCGGCGTGGGGCACGCGCCGAACGAGCCGTGGTTGAGGAAGACGACCTGGGGGTCCAGGCCCCAGTGGGTCCTGAGGGCGGGGAGGGGAGCGCTCATGGGGCGCGCAATGCACCCCGGCGCGTCCCCCCTGTCAACGGCACCCGCCGTCCGCTGCTACTTCGCCGCCGGAGCGGTGCCCCAGTCCGGGGTCAGCCAGCTGCCCTTCTCCATGGGGAGCGGCACCTGGTTGTTGCCGTCGGCGGTCATCACCCACAGGTGCGCGGCGCCGTTGCGGTTGGTGCTGAACATGATGAGCCGGCCGTTGGGGGAGAAGGTGGGCTCCTCGTTGTTGCCCTGGTCCTGCGTGAGGCGCGTCACCTTGCCCGTGTCCACGTTGACCGTGAAGAGGTCGAAGGCGTTGCGCTCGTCGCGCGCGGTGAAGGCGATGAGGTCCCCGCGCGGCGACCAGTCCGGCGTCTGGTTGTAGTTGCCCTGGAAGGTGAGCCGCTTCACGCCGGAGCCGTCCGCGTTCATCACGTACACCTGCGGGCTGCCGCCCCGGTTGGACACGAACGCGATGCGCTTGCCGTCCGGCGACCAGGTGGGGCTGGTGTTGAGGCCGTAGGGCGTGTCGGTGACGGCCTTCGCGCCGGAGCCGTCCGCCGCGGCGACGTAGATCTGCGCGCTCTCACCCTCCGCCAGCGCGTACGCGATTCTCTTGCCGTCCGGCGAGTACGCGACGCCCGTGGCCATCTGCCCGTCCGTCACCAGCGCCTTCGCCTCGCCGCCGGGGGACTGCACGTAGATGTCCGGCCGGTTCTTCCGGTAGGACGTGAAGGCCACCTGGCCGGAGGGGCTGAGCGTGGGGAGGATGTGCGTGCCGCCCTTGGTGAGCGCCTGCGCGCCCATGCCGTCCCAGTCCGCCACGTACACGTCGCGGTTGGAGCCCGCCTTGCGCACGTAGGTGATGCGCGACAGGAAGGGGCTGGGCTCGCGGGTGAAGTGCCGGTAGAGCGCGTCCGCCAGCGCGTGCGCCAGCCGCCGGGGCTCATTGGCCGGCGCGTCCTTGGCCACCTTCAGCTCCTCCTTGCCCGTGGCCACGCTGAACAGGCGCAGCTCGCCGCGCAGCGCGCCGCCGTCCTGCGCGAGCGACACCTTCACCAGCGACTCCGCGCCCACGTCCGCCCAGCGGCTGAAGTTGATGCTGCCCGCCGTCATGCCCTCCTTCGCGTCCGCGGTGAAGCTGTTGCGGTCCAGCACCTGGAAGATGCCGGAGGCGGTGAGGTCGTACGTGAAGGCGGAGTCGAACGTCTGGGCGGACTTCCTGTCCGCGCCCTCCTGCACCACGGGCGCGGGGGCCGCGAGCGGCAGCGGGCGGAAGTTCGCGCCGGAGATTTCGATGACGGGTGCCTGCGCCAGCACCAGCGCGGGGACGAGGAGGAGCGACAGCAGGAGGGCTTTCATGGGCTGAACACCAGGACGACGCCGTTCTTCTGGAGCGCGTCGCGAAGCGCATCGGGGGGAGGAGAGAAGGGGGATGCCTTGCGCACGGCGGCCACCACCGCCGCGTCGAACAGCTCGTTGCCGCTGGCCTTGGCCAGGCTCACGTCCAGCACTTCGCCCGCGCGGCCCAGCTTCATGGCCACCTGCGCCTTGAGATACAGGCGCTCCGCGTCGGGGATGGTGTCCGCCACGTTGTAGTGACGGCGCACCTGGGACTTCAAAAGACCGTAGTACCGCTCGCCCTCCGCCACCGCGGAGTCACCGTCGGGGTCGCCGTCCTCGGCCCCCTCCAGCTCCTCCGGCTCGCTGGGCTTCGCGGACTTGTCGAACGCGCCGAACAGCTTCTTGCGCCGGTCCTCCGCGTTCGCTTCCCCCTTCTGGGGCGCGGGCGACGGCGCGGGCTTCACGCCGGGCACCGCCACCGCGGCGGGGGAGGGCGCGGGCGCGTCCGCGGGAGGCGTGGGCGTGGGCTTCGCCACGACCTCCTTGGGCGGCGGCTGCGCCACTTCCTTGCGCGGCAGGAGCTTGGGGTCGCGCGGCTTGCCCAGGCGCACCAGCGACGCGTTGATGGGCTTCTGGTCCAGGTCCACCTTCGGCGCGGACGTGAAGCGCGCGTACAAGAGCGCCGCCGCCAGCACCGCCACGTGCCCGACGACGGAGACGACGAGGAAGCGCGACAGCCGCGTGGGCCGGCTCACCAGCAGGCTGTGGGTCACCGCGGAGCTCATGGGCTAGCGCTTCGCCTCCTTGGGCTTGCCCTTGCCGCTGGACGCGGGGGCGGCCTTGCCGGAGTTGGACGCCTTGGAGCCCGTGGCCGGTTCCGTGATCATCCCCACGTTGGAGATGCCCGCGCGCTGGGCCGCGGCCATCACCTCCACCACCACGCCGTACGGCACGTCCCGGTCCGCGTGGAGATACACTTCCTTGTCGGCCTGCGCCTTCGCGTTGGCGGCGAGCTTCGTCTCCAGCTCCTCCAGCGCCACCTCCGCGTCCCCGATGTAGACCTTCTTGCCCGCGTCGATGGAGAGGACGACCTTCTTCTCCGTCGCCTCCACCGGGGCCGCCTTGGTCTCCGGCAGGTTCACCTTCACGCCCTGCTGGATGAGGGGCGCCGTCACCATGAAGATGATGAGCAGCACCAGCATCACGTCCACCATGGGCGTGACGTTGATCTCGCTCATGGTGGTGCGGCCACCGCCGCCCTTGCCTCCGCCCATGCCCATGTGACGGGTCCCCTAGCGGAAGAAGTGCCGCTTGATGATGTTGAGGAAGTCCGCGGAGAAGTTGGACATCTCCGTGTCGAAGACCTTGATGCGGCTGACGAACGAGTTGTACGCGACCACCGCCGGGATGGCCGCGAACAGCCCCGCCGCCGTGGCGAAGAGCGCGTTGCCCACCGGCGCGGCCACCGTGGCCAGCGTCGCGTTGCCCTGCTCGGCGATGTTGTTGAACGCGCCCAGGATGCCAATCACCGTGCCGAACAGGCCCACGAACGGCGACGCGGCGCCCACCGTGCCCAGGAAGGACACGCGGTTCTCCAGCTCGGTGATCTGCGCCGTGGCCGCGCGGTTGAGCGCGCGCTCCACGTTCTCGATGCCGCCCAGCTTGGCGCTCATCGCGGCCTCGGCGCCGCCGCCCTCCTGGTTACCCGTCTGCGCCAGCTTGCTCAGCTCCTCGTAGCCCGCGCAGAACACCTTCGACAGCGGCGAGCCCTCCAGCTTCTGGGCGGACTGGTAGATGGCCTCCAGCCGGGACGCCTTCCAGAAGGTGTCGAGAAAGGTGAGCGACTGGGCGCGGGCGCGCGACAGCTGGGTGGCCTTCATGGCGATGAGGGCCCAGGAGGCGACCGAGACGGCCATGAGGAGCAGGAGCACCGCGAGCTCGATGAACGACGCGTCGCGGATGATCTCCACGTAGTTCATGGCGCCAAAGGCCAGGGGCAGGTGGGGTATCATGGGGTCCAGCGCGTAACATTCCGTCCTCGGGTGGGTCAAACCCGCCGTCGCTGCCCGGTTGCTTTGGACGGCACTGAATAATTCCCAGGGTCGGTCGTCTGGACGGTTGTTACGGGCCGACGACCTCAACTTCCCGAAACACGGATGCCCACCATGAACGCGAGAACGCTCGCCGCATTCCTCTGCCTCTCCTCTGGACTCACCGGCTGCATCGTCGAAAGCAACCACCCGCGCTACCCCGGCGACGTCCGGATGTCGTGGAGCTTCGATGGCGCCACCTGCGGTCAGATGCGGGACGTCCGGGGCGTGGACATCTACATCGACGGCGAGATCCTGGAGAACGACGGCCAGTATCCCTGCACGGCGAACGGCTTCGACGGCATCGTGCTGCACGACTTCGCGCCCGGCACGTACTCCTTCAGCGCGGAGGCGGTCGACTACGACGGCGTCGCGGTCTACTCGTACCGCGGCAACTTCACGGTGGACGGCAACGTGGCCGTGCCCATCAACTTCTCCACGGGCCGCACGGGCGCCACGTCCTACGCCTACGTGAACTGGCTGTTCCCGACGGAAGCGGGCACGAGCTATCCCACCTGCGGACAGGCCGGGGTCGCCTACGTGGACGCCCGGGTGGATGACGGCGCGTGGGGGCGCTTCAACTGCAAGGAGGGCAGCGAAGGGCGCTACGTGGAGACGCCGGAGCTGGCCCCCGGGCAGCACTACCTGGAGGTCGTCGCCGTCGACGCCTTCGAGAACCCCGTCTACTACTACGGCGGCGGCTTCACCTCTCAGGCCGGCATCCCGGCCTCCATCACGGCGAACACCTGGGTCATTGGCGGGGCCGCGGTGGGCTGGAAGCTCTACGAGGACAGCGTGTCGCTCAGCTGCGCCCAGGCCGGCGTGAGCGAGGTGGGCCTCAACTTCAAGGACATCCACACGGGCGAGTGGGTCTACGGCGATGAGGGCCAGTGGTTCGCCTGCAACGAGTCCCCGGCCATCTTCGAGTTCCTGCGCCCCGGCGAGTACTTCGTCTCCTTCAAGGCCTCGGGCACGGGCGGCCGCGCCTACTCGTCGCGCAGCGACCTGGCTCCCATCCGCGTCTATGCCCATGACTTCCCAGGCGTGAAGGACGCGATCTACGCCCCGCTGTACCGCATCCAGTAGGCCGCGGTCCCGGCAGCACCGGCGAGCAAGGAAGGGTCGGAGGCCATCCAGGCTTCCGGCCCTTCGTGCGTTCCGGGGGCAGGGGGCGTTGGCATCAAACGTGATAGGGACTCCCCCCATGCGGCAAGACAGCCACGGTCCCATCGGCGTGTTCGACTCCGGCATCGGAGGCCTCACGGTCCTCAAGGCGCTCATGGCGCGGCTCCCCCACGAGCGCACGCTCTACCTGGGGGACACCGCCCGGGTGCCCTACGGCACCAAGTCCGGCGAGGTGGTGACGCGCTACTCGCTGAAGAACGCGGAGTTCCTCCTGGAGCGCGGCATCAAGCTGCTGGTGGTGGCGTGCAACACCGCCTCCGCCGCGGCGCTGCCCGCGCTCCAGGCCGCGCTGCCGGTGCCGGTGCTGGGCGTGATTGAACCCGGGGCCCGCACGGCGCTCCAGCGCACCCGGGGCGGCGGCGTGGGCGTCATCGGGACGCCGGGCACCGTGCGCTCCGGCGCGTACCAGCGGGCGCTGGAGGCGGGCAACCCGAGGGTCGCGGTGAAGGCCACGGCGTGCCCGCTCTTCGTGCCCCTGGCGGAAGAGGGGTGGACCACGGGCGACGTGCCGCTGCTGGTGGCCCGCGAGTACCTGGCCGGCTTCGCGCGCGACGGCGTGGACACGCTGGTGCTGGGCTGCACCCACTACCCGCTGCTCAAGGGCGTCATCGCCGAGGTCGTGGGGCCGCACGTGTCGCTGGTGGACTCGGCGGAGGCCACGGCGGAGGCGGTGGCGGAGCTGCTGGGACAGAAGGGCCTGCTGGCGCCGGAGTCCGTGGGCACGCCGGAGCACGCCTTCTTCGTCACCGACGTGCCGGAGCGCTTCGTGGAGGTGGGGGCCCGCTTCCTGGGGCGCCCCATCCCTTCCGCGGAGCAGGTGGACCTGCGCTTCTAGACGGGACTGCCGCCCCGGCCCCTTACGGAACGGGGCGGGTGGACACGGCGGGAGCGGGCTCCTCGGCGGAGGCCTGGAGCAGCTCCTTGGCCGCCTGGAGCACGGGCAGCGGCTGCGCGTCGTCCACGGCGACGAGCGCCTCGGCGGCCTCCGTGCCGATGTCGTCCTGGCGCGGCAGCTGGCCGGTGGCCCAGGTGATGAGCCGCTCCATCAGCGGGAAGAAGCGGATCAGCTTCAGCGGCCGGTTCATCCAGCCCACGGTGATGCAGTAGTACTGGTTGAAGGGCGCGGTGTGGTGCACGCGGTGGTGGTCCGGCGGCAGGATGAGGTGCACGCGCTGCAGGAAGTTGATGAGCGCGGGCGGCTGGTCCAGGTGCGACCACTTGTGGAACTGGTTGGTCGCCATCACCCAGAAGATCATCGCGCCCAGGAACGCGGCCAGGAACACCCAGCCCGGGCCGTTGAGCGGCACCGCCACCGCGAGCGCCGCCACGGGCAGCGACACCAGGCAGTTGTTGCCGTTGGTCTCCACGAAGTCGTGGCGGGTGATGGCCTTCTCGTCGACGTGGTGCTCGCGGAAGGGGCGGATGAAGGCCTTGCCCAGGATGGGCATCTCCGTGGAGCCCCACGTGTCACCCATCCAGTGGACCACGCCGGACACGAAGTCCGCGGCCAGGTAGCCCAGCACCACCGCCAGGGTCAAAAGCCACGGGCCGGTGTGGTGGGTGCTCCAGAGCTTGTAGACGAGCGCGCCCTCCAGGCCCACGAACGCGATGATGGAGGCGATCTCCATGGCGCGGATGGCGGGCGAGTACCCCTGCGCGAGCGTCTGGGCGTCCTGCAGGCGGACCTTCTCCGCGATGGTGTTCGGCTTCTTCATCGGCATTTCCGCCCGGGGCAAGGGATGGAGGGACTGACGGCGCGAACGTCAGAACGGTTTACGTACCCCAGCCTGTTTCGGCTTTTCAACAGAGCTCCCCATGCCCGCCAGGCTGGTATGCGCGTGCGGATCCGTACACCGCGGGTGGCGGAAGGTGGCGGACGCACACCCGCGGGAGCGGGCAGGCACGCGAAAAGAGGCGAGGGGCGCGTGACGCTTGCCTTGTGAAGCCTGGACCCCGCTGCTACGGTGCCCGACCTCGGCAATGGCGAAAACCTTCGAAAAAGCCGTCACCGGCTTCAATCACAACATCAAGCACAAGGGGAAGGTCTACCACGTCCAGACCGAGGACTCGGGCGTCAACAACCCCCACATCATCACCCACCTGTTCGTGGGCGGGAACATCCTCGCGTCGAAGAAGACGTCCTACGCGGACATCCTCAACGCGGAGAACCTGGCGGAGGTCGTGCGCGAGTTGATGGAGGAGCAGCACAAGGAGATGCTGCGCAACCTCATCAACGGCGTGTACGACAACTACGAGTCCACGGTCCGTTCGTACCAGCCCGGCCAGCTCGCCACGGACGCGGAAGTGGCCGCGCAGCCGAAGCTGCCGCCGCAAGCGCCCGCGCAGCCGCGTCCGCCCACGCCGCCCCCGCCTCCCGCCGCCGCCTCCGGCTCGCACCTGCCTCCGGAAGTGGCCGCCGCGCGCGCCCTCAAGGAGAAGCCGCGCATCAACGAGGTGGGCGTGGAGACGCTCTTCGGAGAGGACCTCATCTCCGAGAAGAGCCTGGACGAGGTCATCCTCAGCTACCTGGCGAGCGAGGGCGAGCCCTCGTAGTCCCCGCACCTGGAGCCGCGCCCGGCCCGTTCCTGGGCGGGCCCTGGGGGCGGTGGTACGCTCACCGGCAGCCCCTCGCTTCCGGTCATGATCCAGTTCTTCCACGTCTACAAGGCGTATCCCGGCGATCCGCCGGTGTTGCAGGACATCAACCTGAACGTGGAGAAGGGCGAGTTCGTCTTCCTCACCGGCCCGTCCGGCGCGGGGAAGACGACGCTGCTCAAGCTCATCTTCTGCGGGGAGAAGGCCACCAAGGGTCAAATCCTGGTGGGCGGCAAGAACATCGCGCGCATCCGCGAGTCGGCCGTGCCGTACCTGCGCCGCAACATCGGCGTGGTGTTCCAGGACTTCAAGCTGCTGCCCCACCGCAGCGTCGCGGACAACGTGGGCTTCACGCTGGACGTGCTGGGCGTGCCCCGCGCGGAGGGCCGCGAGAAGGTGCACCGGATGCTCAAGCTGGTGGGGCTGGAGCACAAGGCGAACTCGCTGCCCCTGCGGCTGTCGGGTGGAGAGCAGCAGCGCGTCGTCATCGCGCGCGCGCTCGTGAATGATCCCACCATCCTCCTGGCGGACGAGCCCACGGG is a genomic window of Corallococcus macrosporus containing:
- the ftsE gene encoding cell division ATP-binding protein FtsE, with amino-acid sequence MIQFFHVYKAYPGDPPVLQDINLNVEKGEFVFLTGPSGAGKTTLLKLIFCGEKATKGQILVGGKNIARIRESAVPYLRRNIGVVFQDFKLLPHRSVADNVGFTLDVLGVPRAEGREKVHRMLKLVGLEHKANSLPLRLSGGEQQRVVIARALVNDPTILLADEPTGNLDPALTVEIMDLLTDINIRGTTVMVATHDATLLSRYQKRTVRLERGLIVSDEDGVKAARRMLV
- a CDS encoding Ppx/GppA phosphatase family protein, with protein sequence MPRYASIDIGTNSVLLLVADRQPDGRFEAVVERAEITRLGRGVDTSRVLSSDGMEATLSVLVAFANEARELGAEAIAVSATSAARDAKNGADFIAAAKDRAGVTVEIIPGEMEAQLSFAAVAQDFGSEAAGPLLVVDIGGGSTEFIYGSDAGTVAFRHSFDVGAVRLTERYVRTDPLSPDERGAIEAHLRDTFSALPPPPPGAMLVGVAGTVTTLYAVQHQMATYDAEAVHGGTLSRGELDALTDRLCALPLDARRALPGLQPKRADVIPAGALILREAVKALRLDAVRVSDRGLRWGLLAHRFGSASGSGSSRS
- a CDS encoding MotA/TolQ/ExbB proton channel family protein, with product MIPHLPLAFGAMNYVEIIRDASFIELAVLLLLMAVSVASWALIAMKATQLSRARAQSLTFLDTFWKASRLEAIYQSAQKLEGSPLSKVFCAGYEELSKLAQTGNQEGGGAEAAMSAKLGGIENVERALNRAATAQITELENRVSFLGTVGAASPFVGLFGTVIGILGAFNNIAEQGNATLATVAAPVGNALFATAAGLFAAIPAVVAYNSFVSRIKVFDTEMSNFSADFLNIIKRHFFR
- a CDS encoding TonB family protein, whose translation is MSSAVTHSLLVSRPTRLSRFLVVSVVGHVAVLAAALLYARFTSAPKVDLDQKPINASLVRLGKPRDPKLLPRKEVAQPPPKEVVAKPTPTPPADAPAPSPAAVAVPGVKPAPSPAPQKGEANAEDRRKKLFGAFDKSAKPSEPEELEGAEDGDPDGDSAVAEGERYYGLLKSQVRRHYNVADTIPDAERLYLKAQVAMKLGRAGEVLDVSLAKASGNELFDAAVVAAVRKASPFSPPPDALRDALQKNGVVLVFSP
- a CDS encoding spinster family MFS transporter, which codes for MNASTPVAPSSARATQSVRAGYALFILTLINLVNYLDRYIIAVALPEIQKDFGINDAQSGLLGTVFIIVFMLASPLGGFLGDRIPRRLLVAGGVILWSLATGASGLASSFTALLLARAVIGIGEAGYGAVAPSIISDLYPREQRTRMLSYFYIAIPVGSAMGYGLGGWLTQTYSWHAAFFAGGVPGLLLGTMAFFMPEPQRGAMDGPDAAVKLPFMEGLKGLGRNMAFWATTAGYTLMTFSIGGLAFWMPTYLVRERHLWLEHPGRVGLVFGAITAVAGLTGTVAGGWLGDKMDRKRAGGGLWLSGVGLLLAAPCMYLAVNIQDTTLTFAAIGVAQFLIFLNSGPINAAIVNCVPPAFRAFAMGLNVLCIHMLGDAISPTLIGQIADMASLHTAIAINAVPVLLGGLALLVGAKLFREATPRTQAG
- the tolR gene encoding protein TolR, with translation MGMGGGKGGGGRTTMSEINVTPMVDVMLVLLIIFMVTAPLIQQGVKVNLPETKAAPVEATEKKVVLSIDAGKKVYIGDAEVALEELETKLAANAKAQADKEVYLHADRDVPYGVVVEVMAAAQRAGISNVGMITEPATGSKASNSGKAAPASSGKGKPKEAKR
- a CDS encoding AraC family transcriptional regulator — encoded protein: MAVVHSQAVHVWERPSSTLVVACGHAQQAPSHHAASHPQAVLALYTGGRAVIDQRTRLTVSAGDVMLIPAGERHRTVSADGAEVWGLGFHPSAFTQTEVAPLLEPFERVRQGASAVVPIPSGRQEHLLRLLSELHTETRAPHRAMGEQVTRSLFSLVLAEVARSSSWAPVESRAPLAGEALTFIERHCLKPISLREVAAAVGRSPAHVTTAVKQATGRSVVEWIISGRMAEARRRLMSTDERVDIIAERVGYADPTHFIRLFRRTEGLTPAAWRKQHREPSAH
- a CDS encoding LpqB family beta-propeller domain-containing protein, whose product is MKALLLSLLLVPALVLAQAPVIEISGANFRPLPLAAPAPVVQEGADRKSAQTFDSAFTYDLTASGIFQVLDRNSFTADAKEGMTAGSINFSRWADVGAESLVKVSLAQDGGALRGELRLFSVATGKEELKVAKDAPANEPRRLAHALADALYRHFTREPSPFLSRITYVRKAGSNRDVYVADWDGMGAQALTKGGTHILPTLSPSGQVAFTSYRKNRPDIYVQSPGGEAKALVTDGQMATGVAYSPDGKRIAYALAEGESAQIYVAAADGSGAKAVTDTPYGLNTSPTWSPDGKRIAFVSNRGGSPQVYVMNADGSGVKRLTFQGNYNQTPDWSPRGDLIAFTARDERNAFDLFTVNVDTGKVTRLTQDQGNNEEPTFSPNGRLIMFSTNRNGAAHLWVMTADGNNQVPLPMEKGSWLTPDWGTAPAAK
- the carF gene encoding plasmanylethanolamine desaturase; this encodes MKKPNTIAEKVRLQDAQTLAQGYSPAIRAMEIASIIAFVGLEGALVYKLWSTHHTGPWLLTLAVVLGYLAADFVSGVVHWMGDTWGSTEMPILGKAFIRPFREHHVDEKAITRHDFVETNGNNCLVSLPVAALAVAVPLNGPGWVFLAAFLGAMIFWVMATNQFHKWSHLDQPPALINFLQRVHLILPPDHHRVHHTAPFNQYYCITVGWMNRPLKLIRFFPLMERLITWATGQLPRQDDIGTEAAEALVAVDDAQPLPVLQAAKELLQASAEEPAPAVSTRPVP
- a CDS encoding aminotransferase class V-fold PLP-dependent enzyme, with the translated sequence MSAPLPALRTHWGLDPQVVFLNHGSFGACPTPVLQHQAELRARLESEPVRFLARELEPLLNEARAALAAFVGVDAEDLAFVPNATTGVNTVLRNLRFQPGDELLVTDNEYNASRNALDVAAAEQGVKVVVAKLPWPVTSPESVVDAVMAQVTPRTRLVLIDHITSQTALILPVAELVRRLRERGVETLVDGAHGPGMVPLALQELGVAYYTGNCHKWLCAPKGAAFLYVRRDLQRGFKPMVVSHGHNSPRTDRSRFRLEFDWVGTVDPTPFLCIPTVIRFMGGLVPGGWPEVMASNRAKALAARQRLNAKLGNTEPLCPESMVGSMACVALPDGFPERPEPPLYVDPLHVRLFEEHRIEIPVTAWPRAPRRHLRLSAQLYNTPADYESLERALEALLR
- the murI gene encoding glutamate racemase — translated: MRQDSHGPIGVFDSGIGGLTVLKALMARLPHERTLYLGDTARVPYGTKSGEVVTRYSLKNAEFLLERGIKLLVVACNTASAAALPALQAALPVPVLGVIEPGARTALQRTRGGGVGVIGTPGTVRSGAYQRALEAGNPRVAVKATACPLFVPLAEEGWTTGDVPLLVAREYLAGFARDGVDTLVLGCTHYPLLKGVIAEVVGPHVSLVDSAEATAEAVAELLGQKGLLAPESVGTPEHAFFVTDVPERFVEVGARFLGRPIPSAEQVDLRF